The DNA window GTACACGGTGAGAAATTTATAGAACATGCGTAAAATACGTACGTTGAATTTAAAGAACctaacatacatatatttaagattagaaagatatatagatataattCTTTTTAGCACCCAGGAATAAATACCTTAGCTATGTACTTTGCTGTAGAGAATATGTTCTTTGGATTTGAGGTCCGATTGGGATGGCTTTTTCTCCAAGTGCCTTCTTCCATATCCAGCTAGCCAGTCACATAGCCAGTCAGTATCTCAGACAACCGACAAcggacgacgacgaggagtcATTCAATCGCGCCAGCTGCGGCGTCTACATCGTCAGCGTTCCGTTCCGTTTAGCTTAGGGTTTTCACTGCTCTCTTgcctttttgtttgctttgtatttttccttattttttttgttggttatttTGTTGGCCATTCTACTTACAATATTTGTTGGATATCACCAAAAGATCTcggcaacagcagccgcagccgAAAAAAGGAGCCAGCCTCCTCAACGGGCGACTCTCGAGTGGGCCTGTGTGTGAAATCCAACTGTCTGGCGTCTGTTCTGCGTCGTCGCCGAGGTTTCATCGAGGTTTCATGGGTTTCATGGGTTTCACGGGGGTTTCAACGGCGGTTTGTCGTCACCATGAAGTGGTGCCTCCAGTACGAGTactttgaaattgaaaatgtctATGAATGCTACCCAAACTTGGAGCATTGATGTGGGGGGAGTGGCTTTCAGgcttaaattttcttttttttccgttGGTTAGTTTCTGGGCGAAAGCGAATGATTCGAATTCGGCTGGTAGTTCAGAGTGCAAGGCATTAGTGGAGGACCCAGGAAAATCATGACATTTTCCCATCGCGTCATTATGGTAATCATGTTATGATCACTGATCAACAGACACATTGCTGAGATATTTGCTTTGTTTATGATATGTGTGGGGATGTGGGTCAAGTGAGGCTCATTAAAAGCCTAATGGGCTTATATTGGCACTTTAAAAAAATCTCCCATTTTTGGTAAGTACCTTTTGTTTTTAAGATGGAAAAAGTGCACATTTTCATGCAAATAAGTCGCAAAATACCTAAAAGTTTACGACTTAATCGGAATTTATAGAGCTTAAAAGTTTATTGGCAATAGAAATTATATAATTGCCCATTAAGCAATCACTCATTGTGTGCAGGTTTTACAGTCCCCCTTTGAATGACATAATTTATTCTTCCCACTAAAAAGAAACAACTTCTGGAATTTTCTTCAAACGAATACACTTTACAAGTTTGTTTATTCAATAGGCAAAATACGAAAGCACAGTAATAAATATGTGTATAAATAAgtgtttaataaataaaataatataattaaccTAGATTTAAATGTagatgcacatacatatatctgcGGAGTTACGAGAACGCGAGATACAGAAATACGAATGATCGTAAAAAACTTTAAGCACGCGCCATAAAAATGTCGCTAATAAAAACGCTACAACTAATAGAGCTCTCTTGGCATGGCCTATGTATTTTTTCGCTTCTGTTTCTGTATTTTGCGGGCCAATCGCAAAACTAATTTTCAAGCGCTATTTTCATAGACTCATACTTATTTTTAAGTGTTTGTTTCCTCAAGATTGCACATACAGAATGGGAATTGGAAAACAAAAGGGCTATACGGGAATCGCTTAAATTAGCTGCTGTATCGAGGAAACGAATGTGCTTTGCGTTTCCTTCGTTagataaaaataatttaaacgCTAAGATGACAAGTGGCAATTAATTTAAGTGTGATTATCACCTGGCCGCCATGGCAGATATCCCATCTCCCATCTCCGATCCCCGATCTCTGATCGCTGGGTATTTCCGAGCTTTGCTGGTCGGTTACTAATTTTTGGGATCTGCAAGATACATGTACAcatgtatgtttgtatgtgATGAAGGGCGGAGGAGGCATTAGCATAAGCGTGGCATGTGCTTGGCGGAAGCCTATAGCTTATCAATAATTAAGATGCCTTTTACTAGTTCTCGGCTTTGTTTTGGAGACCTTAATTACTTAGCGATCGAGTGCCAATTGGCCGCAGTTTTTTGGAAATCGTgccaaaaacttaaaaaacaaTACACACTTAATACTAACCTCTATCCTCAACCGGTTCGCCGGCATCCCCATGGCCCGTGGCCGTTGGTATCGGTATCGAAATGGGTATCGgtggcaccaccaccaccccctgACTTTCCCCCTCCAGGGAGTGCTCCCCACGTCCATGATGAAGTGCTaagtgctggtgctgctggtggagATGCGGCTGTTGTCCAAGTAGAAGCTGctcgtgctgctgctgctggaggggATTTTGGTGGTTTTGACTCTGGCTCAAGTGCTGCGAAAGATGCTGATGATGGTCACCGGTTGGTGGCCACTGCTGGTACGTGACCGGTACCAAAGGATCCGACATCCATTCAAAACTGAAAGCAGGTCCTATGGTCTGGGTTGTGCCCAAGCCACTTTGATGCGGTGTGGCACTTGTGGGCGTAGGGGGCGTGGTCGTGATACAGGGACTTAGCTCATGGGAGGATCCAAAACTATCCAACGAAGCCTTTTGCGCCGATTCCGACCATGGTGGACTTGGGTTCCATTGCTCTATAAAATCCGCAGGATCCGGAGGCAGTGACTTATTGGGTAACCTCGGTCTCGTCGGCACTATTGTCGCATATATAACTGAAGCATCACTACTGACCACCGATGAGGTGGCATAAGCAGCAGCCGGATGAGTATGGATGGCATAGCAATCCGGTTCCGGAGTTATCGCCGCCGCCGGAGAGCGTTCGGCGTGTAAGTATAGTGGTTCCAGTTTGCGAGCCCGCTTCTTGGGCGGTGGGGGCGTGGACGGTTTGGAGGTAGGCGGATTGGGAGTACTTGTTGCATTCGGGGGATTAACGTGGCTATTTACTTGGCTATAGTCCACGGGCTCCTGAAAGCAAAACAGCGGTTGATCCTCCTTAAGCTCGATCGCTGCCTTCGCATGATAGACTCCACCATAGGTTCCCATATGCGGATGGTGATGGTAAGCAGTCGCcggatggtgatgatgatgatggtgatgcgGGTGGTGCGAGTGGTGTGGATGATGGTGCGGTCCAAAGCTACTGGCTATGCCCAAATTGGGCGTTGCGCCACCTGGAGTCGCCGGTGGATGGGATGAATGGGGACTGTAGTAGCCACTGGAGGGAGTTCCCGGTGGGACACGGATACCGCTGTCCAGCGGCATGCCGAACTGGATCTTCGACTGGACGGTATAGTAGTGATACAGCCAGGAGTTGGCCAGCATAATTGAGGCCTCCCGATCGCtgcaaaaatataataaagtGTTTTCATGCTTTCATCTAATAAGTTCTACTTTTATGTTTTAGCTGATCTTTAAACTATCAAAGGTGTAGATTGGTTTAATGTGTATTAAAGATACGTATACTTACTTGAGTACTTGGTTTGTGCACACGATAACAGGTTGTTGCGTGGAGTCGGGACTATCTCGCACTTGTAAAACCACGTGTACCCACGTGTATTCCCCACTGGATCTCTGCATTCGTACTAGAAGGATACAACTGCGATCTTGTTCCGATTGGATAACTGAAAAAGttaacatatacatatacgttCAGAATTTATGTATAATAAATAGAAATCGACTTAAAAGAGTTTTTTGTGTTAGGGCTTTGTGGTTTTACTGGTTTAAAGTAAgcttaatttaaatgtatttattagAATTCCAATGGAAAAATCCATTCTATAGGAAGGTTTTACCGAAGCCTATGCCCTATGAATtgttttgaataaataaagctgattaattaaatatgtattttatattaatagcAACCATATTGCTTTTACAAGTTTTTTATGGCTTATAGGCAGTTTTATTCACCAtttgcaataaattatttcgagtaaaataatattcatttgaGCCTTATCAAATTATATAACGAGTTATTTTGTTATATAGCCACTTACTTAAACTGTGCTTTTTTTGCGCCTCCGTCAGATTATCGCTGTGGATCAGGTTGTACCAGGAAGTGCCTTGCAGAGCCGACTTATCATATCCCAAATGAAACTCGCCACTGAAAGTTATAAAACAACGATAAACATAATTTAACTTTAATACTAGCTATCAATTTACATTTATCGCCGCTACTCACTTTTTATCGATATGGGCTATTTTCATGTCCATCGAATGGATGGTAGTGAAGACGTTGGTGGCGCCTTGTACAACACACTCCCTGGTCTCGGGCATGGCAATCGGAGTGCAGGTGGCCAAAAAGACGGGCTCGTTGCGACTGCAGAGCGGCAGGAATGACAAATAGTGACCCTGGACCAGGACAACCTGCAAATACAGAGATGCAGCGCGTTTAGCTTTGTTCTGAGATTGCCCCTTGTTTCGACATCGGATCCCACGaaaattggcgcccaacgtggggcagCTGGGAGTACCTACTTTGGCCATTTTTGGGCCGGCATGCCGGCGACTCTCTCATAGACATTTTACTCTGATTCCATAATTTAAAAAAGGCAATCACAGAAATGTTTGTATGCCAACTCCTCCACAGAAAAACCCACCAGGCAGTCTCAGGCTCGTCGACTCGGAGCCATTGTCTCCCAATTAAAACGTGCCTGCATTTATTTCGACCcaactgcaattgcatttTCGAGGCTTATGGGCCGCCGCCGTCGCAGCTTCTTCTGCctaaatgcaaatgcagtcAGCCCAACCAACGATCCTGataccaaaaaaacaaaacctccCGATCCCCCAAAAAACCCGTCGGATGACGCAGACGCCACAGTCGTTTGTGGGGTTggtttttcttaatttttttttcttttttggtttttggtaaATGAGACGACCTTAGACTGGGACCAGGCGCCACTGCCGACGCTGTCGTCGTCTCTTCTCTTTCcctggtttttgtttttttctttataattcgaagtttttgtttttgggcctTTTGTCTATGGGGTATGGCCGTCTGGTTACTAGTTCTGAACTATGCCTGACCTCattcataattatttattggtCCATTTTTATTGCATATTAACGAGTGCCGGCATGGGAGTGAATGTGTTGCATTTTCCGCAGCTCTGGGCTTGACTTTGCGGGTTATCGCCAGTTCAGTTCATGTGGGTCTTAAGCGTCGAGTGTGCTTAGGATTAGATTAGGTACTTATGTTCTGTGAAGGCTGGGAATGGATTGGACATTCAAAAAACTTTGGCCTCTTTAAATATTCTGgtctttgatatttttaaatgacTTTCAGTCATAGTGATTGGAGTCCATTGACtccattaattttatttttctacaTTAGTTCCCAGGTGTTTGTTATACCATTAAACAGTTCAGTTCCCCACTTTTTGTATAATATTGTAACATCTGAACTTTCTTCCTTATTGTGAATTGCCTTTTCCAACGTACCACACTTTTATCCAGAAAAGGGCCATGCGAAATCTCACAGCCAGCACTTCCTGCACCTCATTAAACTGCCAACACtcaacttaattaaaaacgtTTTCAGCCAACTGTCAACGCCTGGGCTTATCTCCATAATTTTGCTCACTGCACATCTGCGAATAGCGAGGAAAAAAATGGACGCGGCCCGGATCGGCTAAAGATATGAATAAAAGTGAAGCGACCGCCCACCACCACATGGTGTACGGTAGCAGATCCAACAGAGGCAACATCCATGACCAAAACGGGTAAGAGTTGCTGCCACAGCCAACGCTTCGCTCAACACGTTGACAGATTTGGTCTTGTCTTGTTCAACCTGCGGCTGAGATGGCTGGGAAGACAACTTCATATGGCCGCCTCGTTTTATtcacatcatcatcatcgcgcAGGGAGGCGGCCAATCAGAGCAGCTAAGAAGCCAGGTGGGATGGGGTCTGCAGCACCAGTGCCAGCAATGCCACCAGCACCCACCCGTTTCCCATCAACTGTCATCGTTTGTCAGCTTATAGAAAACCCGGCTCGTTGGCAAGATGTATGACCAGTTGGCCGACGGCTCAAACGCATGGTACGAGTTCTACTCCAAACTCGCAACTCCGACTCCATCTTCATCTCCATTTCCCTGCCCTCATGCATAATTCATTCCAGAGCAAGATGTCGATGTTGAGCGGCGGATTGAAGCGGAGCGGAGCGGAGGAGCCTGCAGTGTGGTAAAGTGTTACACGCAACACGCTTCCCAGGTGATTCATTCATCAATTTCTGTCAGAGACTTACACGCGCTTACTCATCCACGCAAGAATGCACGGAGAAAAAAATGGGAGCTTTTAACTAGTTTGTAattcataattaaaaataaggaTATTAAGGTTATTAAGAAAAAATGGAGTAGAGAACCCATtttcttatattatatattaaaagtcgACTTTCCGGtagcattaaaattaaatgtttttctaTGATTTACGTTTCAGTGTATTGACATTCACCTTCTGATCGCCGAAACGCATTTGCCGTCGCGCATTGCGGCTAACATTCATGCGACAGAGGAACATGCGATGCTCGCCCTCGAGACTGGAGGcgccaccagcaccaccgGCACCAGCGGCACTTCCATTGCTGGACGTTGAGTCGCCGGCACCGCCAGCACCACCGGCACCACCGCTGCTCGCCTGACTCGAGCCACCCGGCTGCGGTGGCACGTTCCTATTCAGCTCGGCCTGGATGTTTGCGTGATCCTGTTTGTCAATGATATCGTAAACGGAGTCACCGTGTATCAGCAGATCCTCCTGTAACGAGAACGGCAAAGGGGACATGGTTAACACGGGTTTACACTGGTCTAAAAATAACAGCGACTGGTAATCGACCACTACTCAACATCTGTCGATATAATGGCAAAgggaaataattttattaatttaactcAATTcttaaaccaattaaaaatggaaacttaatatttatttttccattCGATCTAAATTTCAATTAGTCAGCCTATTGTTGTAATTTGTTAATGATGTGTCAGACGGAATTCGCATGCTCATCGCCGTTTTGTGGGGCTTCGATGTTTGTGGCCAGTTGCCTGCTGGCCGTTTATGTCATGAGCTTTTATTATTGTTGACAATTATGGCCACAGCGAAGGAGAGAGCGATCGAGCGACCAACCAATTTATAATGGCAAGCCGATGTGgttgtaatttatttatggccaCTGTCGCTACATGACACATGACAATGGCAACTTGTTATGGGAATATGCAAAAATCGAATTCAAATTATGATGCCCAACAACAGCGGATACATCGGCAATGGTaagagcaactgcagcagcaacagcaggagcagcaacaacagccacaATGTTGCCAAGATCTATTGACATTTTTGGCAGTTTGTTAATTAACTTGGCTGTTGgtagttgttgctgccgctgccgctgctgctgctattgctgccgTTTTTCAGCTTTTGCCGCCGCTAACTAACTCCGAGCCTTACCACAAATTAAAAGGTTGGGCAAGCCACTTTTGGGCCTGTCCATGTGCACACCAATTCCGTTTTTATCGTGCCCGTAATTATGCCAACACATGGCATACGAGCGAATTTATGAACTTCACTGACCATTTAGTTGCTGCCGGTGGGTGTCTCCCAGTTCTCCACTCCCTCAACTCCTCCGAACTCCTGATAAGGCTCGGCACAAAGGCCAAAAGGCTGTCAAATGTCATGGTTGCCAATTGGCTTAGTTGTGTTTTTTTcctgcatatttttttttggttctgCTGTCTTGCCGTTGGCTTGTTCTTGTCTAGCTTTTGACTTGTGGAGTGGGGGAAGTGTAACATTTAGTTGATATGAAAGGTTGTCTGGCCGCAAAAAAACAAGTGGAGCGTTTCCTTTTGATATGAAGCAGCTGATCAAGTTTTTTTTCGTCCACGAACATATCCCATTCCCGGGATCACAGGCCAGGCTGTGATTTATGGCATAATTTTGGTGGGGCACAGACATTGCACATACGCCCCGTTCCACTGGCTCTCGAAGACTTGGACGTCGAAGAGCCGACAATCACCTGGTCGCCTAATCTGTGGTACCTTTGTCAATGTCGGTTCTGTTATGTGTAGAACTGAGATATGTCACATGTGCTCCGGTCGGCTAGATTTATTTAAACCGTCGGTTCAAATGCAAAGTGAAAGGCCAAGTAAATAGAGTCTCATGTacatatactcgtatatatatttccacATGTATAACCTTGCTATTTAAGCGGCATAAGCGTGCAATAAACAAAGCTTGAAACACGGGCAACACGGCAAACATCGAGCTGTGGTTTTTAAGGAACCAACAGACTTACATAAGCTCAATGAATCGGGGCTCTTTAGGTCTTTAGACAGTTGCTAACTTGTCAACgggagcagcaacaacatcagcaactaGTACAAAAAACTGCAACAAATATGtttgctgttgccgctgctgctgctgctgcagcgttgatgttgctgcagcgttgatgttgctgcagcgttgatgttgctgctgcgcttatgttgctgctgctgttagGAGACTATGACATGCTTTGACGACGACAGGCATCGTCGTTTGCCTGTTGTCGCTTGTCAGAGATTTGTATCAACGATTGTAACAATTTTGGCCCCCGAAACAGAAAACCAGCCCAAAACAATCCGCAACTTTCGCAAAAGACTTACCATGGAATGGCCCAAGTACTCCGCTGCATTATCCGATATATAAAGCAATTTGCCATTTTGTGTGAGCATCATCAAGAAGCCGGAGAGTGCCTGTAAGACAAATACGTATGTGAATACAGGGTGATTGGTaatgaataaaaaatattcttaatCGAAATAAATCTATATTGACTTACTTAATATAACAAGGATGCTATTTTTGTTTCAATAATAACAACCTACTTAAAAATTCACCTATTTAAACACCCTATCATGCTAGCAAGCTGCCTCTTTTCTAACACCCCCTAGTTGAAAAAGCATAAATTGAATCTTGTGtcgcaaatgcaaattcattTTCACGTCTGAGCACTAATAAATTGTTAGCCCAAAAGCCTGGCCTAAACCCACGTTGACAACCGCAGCAGAGCTCCCGATGAGAGCCGAAAAGGGGGAGTATGAGTAGTACTCCTACCGTGGTTATAGTATTTAATTCAGTCACGAGTGTGCACAGGTATGTAGATCAATCTCGCCCGACTGGAGCAGTCA is part of the Drosophila sechellia strain sech25 chromosome 3R, ASM438219v1, whole genome shotgun sequence genome and encodes:
- the LOC6617028 gene encoding uncharacterized protein LOC6617028, with the translated sequence MYADNKRGLDKVTAANPPTHALQQQQQQHPHQQQQHMQHVLQLQQQQQQHLQQQQHHLQHQMHTHHNFQQHETPATVSQQQHMQQQQAQTTQQQHATQQQQQQQQQTAGMFTRFDANKSTKGASKMRRDLINAEIANLRDLLPLPQSTRQRLSQLQLMALVCVYVRKANYFQQVFKRHNAMHHLHHQTATPNIGFSKALSGFLMMLTQNGKLLYISDNAAEYLGHSMEDLLIHGDSVYDIIDKQDHANIQAELNRNVPPQPGGSSQASSGGAGGAGGAGDSTSSNGSAAGAGGAGGASSLEGEHRMFLCRMNVSRNARRQMRFGDQKVVLVQGHYLSFLPLCSRNEPVFLATCTPIAMPETRECVVQGATNVFTTIHSMDMKIAHIDKNGEFHLGYDKSALQGTSWYNLIHSDNLTEAQKKHSLIIQSEQDRSCILLVRMQRSSGEYTWVHVVLQVRDSPDSTQQPVIVCTNQVLNDREASIMLANSWLYHYYTVQSKIQFGMPLDSGIRVPPGTPSSGYYSPHSSHPPATPGGATPNLGIASSFGPHHHPHHSHHPHHHHHHHHPATAYHHHPHMGTYGGVYHAKAAIELKEDQPLFCFQEPVDYSQVNSHVNPPNATSTPNPPTSKPSTPPPPKKRARKLEPLYLHAERSPAAAITPEPDCYAIHTHPAAAYATSSVVSSDASVIYATIVPTRPRLPNKSLPPDPADFIEQWNPSPPWSESAQKASLDSFGSSHELSPCITTTPPTPTSATPHQSGLGTTQTIGPAFSFEWMSDPLVPVTYQQWPPTGDHHQHLSQHLSQSQNHQNPLQQQQHEQLLLGQQPHLHQQHQHLALHHGRGEHSLEGESQGVVVVPPIPISIPIPTATGHGDAGEPVEDRDPKN